The DNA window TTTTCTTATTTGTTAGGTTTCACAACTATTGCAAATTTTGGACTGAAAATTTTTATTAACATTGCATGAACATTTGGTGTCAATGGCATTAAGAGTAGGTGATGCAAATTTGATAAGAGAAACACAAATTTCGGTTTCTGTTAAATGCCAATCAAACAACGCTGATTTCTTTTAAATGCCAATCAAACAAGTTTTGGTTTACCTCAAAGATGACAATCCCAAGAGCAACCCATCTCACAATACTCCAATTCTCTCTCAGAAAGCCATATATCATATCAAAATCCCCACTCTTATCTGTTGGGATAACCTGGAAGAAGAAAAAACTGTAATATGAGACCCATACCTTCTTCAATTTCAGATCATAAATTACCATGAAGAATTTCACTTACTTCTTTCCAGCTTTTGTCGAAAAATAGAAAGGCTGCACATCCCAGTTCTACCAAGATCAACAGTGCCAGCAAAATTGAATACTATGATCACTTAAGGAAACTTACAACAATTCCTTTAAGATCAATGCATGTATATATGCAGACAAAACGTTCACATACAACAGGAGAGTAGAAGAGGGACTTCACTCGTGTTTTGAATATAAAAGTAAACTTTCGTGATCATGAAAAAAAATGGATGTAACATAAGGCATTTGGTAAGGATACACAAATCAGGCAGCACCCGTTGCCCGTCATAGCTCCAATACAACCAAAACAAGATACAACAAAGAGAACAACTCCGACaccaataaataagtaaataaacctgccaaacatgaaacttgcaattatATTGAGACAGTGCTGGATGTTTTTATCAACTTCATCCTAAATTAACAAAATGCATATACTTCAAGAATCACACAAGAGTGAAAGGAAGACAATCCATACTGATATTGTGAGTGGGAAAATTAGTAGCTTAGTAATTTCTTTTCTTAATCAAAAGGCAACAATGATGATTAATGCaccaaaacaccaaataatgaagTAATCATAGCCTTCAATTTTACATCATGAAGCTCAGTTATTATTTAACCACAAATCTACGATCTATTGGCCAGCCATTTCAAAAGTTATACCTTATATCACTCACTGAACATGACCAAAAGTAAGCATAACAGTATGGCATCAAACACTTGCATATAGAGGCCATGCCTCAGATGCTAATTGATGAGAGAGGTTGATTTCTAAGTTTCTCTAGTATAACGGCCCCACTGAGTTAGTATTGTTTCTTAACTTAACAACTATGGAATTTATCTTATTCATTCATTGAAGAATTTGTCTGATATCCATATAACCTAGATCCAAACTAGACAACACATAACAAATTAGTGcagaaaaatataacaaaaaacaAAACCTTTAACGAGCCACACAAGTAATCAACGATACACATAACTTAATGGAAGAAAAAAAGCGATAAGCATACCAAGCCTTAGGCAACTTGTCAAAAATATTGTCGGATAGAGAAACAGCCATAAGCATCGGCCGTCCAAGTTGAATCAGAGCACTATCATCACTTACAGGAGAAATCGCCGGTTTATCATCATCAGAAGCTTTACTGAATTCAACCACCAAATAGATCCCATAACCCACCATGGCCAAACCAGTCAGGCTGAGTAAGAAGTTGAAAAGCTTCAAAAGACACTCCCAGAAACCCCTGCATGCCATCCTCCTTTACCTATAAATAATTGTGATTTAACCCCTAAACCAGAATTTAAAAAAGGAAGTTCAATTCGTTCTGCAGAAACAGGTATTTTCATATCAGTGGTAAATAGAAACTATCACAGCACACCTAAGACCTTCttctaatcaaattaaaatttagGAGGTAAGCATTTGTGTaagtttttggaagattttgtgaGAAATAGCTTATGAACCCGATTGCTTATTTGAGCTTATATTtctctatgaagcacggacacctctaGGAGTAGGTGTGTTGTGGTGTCCGATACTTCTATGCACGTGTATGACACATGTCGGAATAGTCAGACAAGTGTCAAAAAAGTCAGACGAGAGTCTCCCAAAAAATGGTTTTTTTCTTTGTACAACACGTGCCAAACAAATTAGACAAgtatttcataaaaaaatgtttttatcttTGCTTCAACACACCTTGAACATTTCTTCAACAAATCTCACACACATCTAGAATGGTCAGAGATATATTGAAGCAATGCTATTAATGGAGAATTAAAGATTAATTTTGATAAGAATATTTTTAACTCCTTAAATTATAGATAGATAAAAGAAACTCAAATACCATCCTACATACGGCGGTGTCAGTGtcctatattttttatattatcggTGTCGGAGTGTCTGTGTCGTGTCccggtgtgtgtgtgtgtcagaGTCCATGCTTCATAGATATTTCTACTCTAATAGACGCAGCTTATGacaaattcttttttcttttttttatgaaAGGTTGATATCGGGCCTTGCGACCGACTAAACCGAGGGGTCCAATTCCTCCGTCCACTTGCCCGGGGTCTCTTTGAAAGTCAGAGCAAAGCTCTATATAAAACTTGGCCCACATAGAAATTGTTTGCTCCGAGTGGAATTCAAACCTGAAACCTTGAGAGGAGCACGTTGAGCACACTCTCAGGACAGGCCATCCTCTGAGAGTTCTTATGACAAATCTATAAGCTGCTATCAGTTATTTCCATAAACTCTCCCAAATAATTTGTGAAAATAGCTTATATAGTTTATATAGAATACAATTAGAGTCAAATTTACTTTAATTATAGAAATAATTAAGCATAAAAGATCATATAATAAACACTCATTCAACAATAATTGGTGAATTGAAAATGTAAACCTAAAGGACCCTAATTTGGATAATTTCTAAATCAAAGAAGAAGGAGGGCGTGTATGCCTTGTCAGGTGAAGTAATCCGGTAAAGAATAGTAAGAAAAAATTGTAAGATTAAGAGTGGAGGTAAATTTATATCCCAAATTGAAGAAAGATAAAAAGGATGAACAAGTTGGTTGAAATACAATTAAATAAAAtcgaaaaaaagaaacaagttaAATTTGTGAGGAGTGAAAAGTTACTTACAGAAGAGAAATCGAATCGATGATTATGGAGTTGGTGAATTGCGAAGCTTCGTTGGTTTCTCTGTACAAAATTCAAATGAAAagtaaagaagaagaaagaagaagaaaatgagaagaaaataagaaagaaagaaaaaagggtgTGGTTCGTGGCTTCGTGCCACTCTGGCATTTGTTATTACCGACAACTCCCTAAAATTAGCCCAAAAGAAttgtctctttttttttgtattttagtaatattgtttataaaaatgattttttttaatatttaataaatgagaAAAAATAGTCTATGAAAACAAAGTAACCGGCCAATGTAGCTGAACCAACCAGTCTTCAACAAAGATTTGTCAAATTTCAAACGGCATTTTAATTATGCTACCATACAGTCAACTCAAGTACTCCTAAGGCATAATGCACGTGACATCTATATACTTGCAATGCATGCAACAACGCTCTTCAAATTATTCGTCAAAGAAAATACTCTTCGATTTTTTTTTTGTCAGAAATCTTCATTCAAGCAAGCGTTAAGGGTCGGGGCTAAACTTTTACGTCAATGCTATTTCAACCCCCAAATTTTACTATTGTTCTTAGAAGCTCACGACTAAATAAGGTTGAGTCGACATAGGTTTTACAAAACTAAAGTCTGAtatgttaaaaatattaaaattaagtcTAATATATATTCTATGACATAATTTAGTTTTAGCCTTTTAGGTTTGAGTTTGACATTTTTATGAAGATTCACATAGAAAATTGGGTCATCGCAACAACTACGTTGTTTTgtctcatttattttaaaatagtttgttGGGAAATAATAATGTTGTTTCTAATGTCTCTCTTTCATGTTCTGTTTGTAAATTGGCTAAAAGTAAAATACTTTATTTTTAGTTTGGTGCTTATCGGGCTTTCTCTTGTTTTGAAATGATTCATAGTGTATGAGGTATGTCTCCTGTAGTTTCTCATGCtcgctataaatattttgtcacatttattgtTGATTATAGTCGTTTTACTAGAATATATTTTTTCGCTCTAAATCTCAAGTGTTTTTTATGTTTAAGAAATTTCtgacatatgttgaaactcaatttcatgGAAAAAACTT is part of the Vicia villosa cultivar HV-30 ecotype Madison, WI linkage group LG2, Vvil1.0, whole genome shotgun sequence genome and encodes:
- the LOC131652317 gene encoding tobamovirus multiplication protein 2A; amino-acid sequence: MACRGFWECLLKLFNFLLSLTGLAMVGYGIYLVVEFSKASDDDKPAISPVSDDSALIQLGRPMLMAVSLSDNIFDKLPKAWFIYLFIGVGVVLFVVSCFGCIGAMTGNGCCLICYSILLALLILVELGCAAFLFFDKSWKEVIPTDKSGDFDMIYGFLRENWSIVRWVALGIVIFEAVLFLLALIVRAVNKPADYDSDDELINPRQQARQPLLNRQAGPAAGVPVTGAVDQRPNRNDAWSSRMREKYGLDTSEFSYNPSESQRVQANSQPAEEKSRCAVM